The following proteins are encoded in a genomic region of Sulfurovum indicum:
- a CDS encoding iron-sulfur cluster assembly scaffold protein, translating to MSMDTVLIEHMMNPKNYGTLPLSNAEGIGKNPENGEKVAIYIHVKEDEEKPYIDNIAFQAIGCSTTIVAGSMLTEEAKGLTLDGARNLVDATMKLLDKLPPEDAACSEMVALAIKAAVDTYEKRREESDYPPFTYRVSNTCTPKDEEINDENTVD from the coding sequence ATGTCTATGGATACAGTGCTTATCGAACATATGATGAATCCTAAAAACTACGGTACACTGCCGTTGTCCAATGCTGAAGGGATAGGTAAAAATCCTGAGAACGGGGAGAAGGTTGCGATCTATATTCATGTAAAAGAGGATGAAGAGAAGCCTTATATTGACAATATAGCGTTCCAGGCCATCGGGTGTTCTACTACTATTGTTGCCGGCTCTATGCTGACAGAAGAGGCAAAAGGACTTACATTGGATGGGGCCAGAAACCTTGTCGATGCAACAATGAAGCTCCTTGACAAACTGCCGCCGGAAGATGCCGCCTGCTCAGAAATGGTCGCATTGGCTATCAAGGCAGCGGTCGACACCTATGAGAAACGCAGGGAGGAGTCTGACTATCCTCCATTTACATACCGTGTGAGCAATACATGTACCCCAAAAGATGAGGAGATAAATGATGAAAACACTGTTGATTAA
- a CDS encoding TetR/AcrR family transcriptional regulator, producing MNDNTGTSALSKGSKTKEKILKHALKLFSAKGYKATTVRDIAGSVGIKQSALYNHFKNKDEILETLISNLTRSAIVTLFSNKEGQELHKQGKSLLMSIATTFKLLSFDTENEALFKLLMQEIFRNTRIREIYNEYFYQENVKKLSGVFFAMMQEEQIKSSDPLLLANEFFSPLFFYQMQVSLLKLDKKSTSSVVSLFEKHVEHFWDNIKIEKQNTLF from the coding sequence ATGAACGATAATACGGGCACTTCCGCCCTATCAAAAGGAAGCAAAACCAAGGAGAAGATTCTCAAGCATGCATTAAAGCTCTTCTCTGCCAAGGGTTATAAGGCAACTACTGTAAGAGATATTGCCGGATCTGTCGGTATCAAGCAGAGTGCACTCTATAACCACTTTAAAAATAAAGATGAGATACTTGAAACCCTTATCTCCAATCTCACCAGATCGGCGATAGTGACCTTATTCAGCAATAAAGAGGGCCAGGAGCTTCATAAACAGGGAAAATCACTTTTAATGAGTATTGCCACTACCTTCAAGCTTTTGAGCTTTGATACGGAAAATGAGGCACTTTTCAAGCTTTTGATGCAGGAGATCTTTCGAAATACACGTATTCGTGAGATATATAACGAATATTTTTACCAGGAGAATGTCAAAAAGCTCTCCGGGGTCTTCTTCGCAATGATGCAGGAGGAGCAGATCAAGTCTTCAGACCCTCTGTTGCTTGCAAATGAGTTCTTTTCACCTCTGTTTTTCTACCAAATGCAGGTTTCATTGTTAAAACTGGACAAAAAATCAACCTCTTCTGTGGTATCATTATTTGAAAAACATGTTGAACATTTTTGGGATAATATTAAAATAGAGAAGCAAAACACCCTCTTTTAG
- a CDS encoding PDC sensor domain-containing protein has product MLVVKEIQEYAQIRTKARAYLCYIMSRNISQSIEKDEAATLDMVISKIKNLKEAIPHAEVIYAIDGNGIQIVDNISSKAKLNGFGKGEDRSDRAYYYKTLKEHRCILTDPYPSLVSNELVVTASFPLYDTQNKLVAIICVDITLKNILKMVHPSSIDSNFGVASKWVYGAFSIALMGVALLLFIKGITSFLHFGVDFSNIDINEVFKSTILLTLSLAIADLVKAIFEEEVLGKERKNGNADETHQTMVKFLGSIIIALSIEALMLVFKSALTDPSKIEYAVYLIVGVSFLLVSLSLYIKFSRPEPRTRK; this is encoded by the coding sequence ATGTTAGTAGTCAAAGAGATACAGGAGTACGCGCAGATACGTACCAAAGCCAGAGCCTATCTCTGCTATATCATGAGCCGTAATATCTCTCAGAGTATTGAAAAAGATGAGGCTGCAACACTCGATATGGTCATCAGCAAGATCAAAAATCTCAAGGAGGCGATCCCCCATGCCGAAGTGATCTACGCTATTGACGGAAACGGTATCCAGATAGTTGACAACATCTCTTCCAAGGCAAAACTCAATGGTTTTGGAAAAGGAGAGGACAGGAGTGATCGCGCATACTACTACAAGACACTTAAAGAGCATCGCTGTATCCTGACCGATCCTTACCCGTCACTGGTAAGCAATGAACTGGTGGTGACCGCTTCTTTCCCTCTTTATGATACACAAAACAAACTGGTTGCTATAATCTGTGTGGATATTACGCTTAAAAATATTCTGAAAATGGTTCATCCAAGTTCAATAGATTCTAATTTCGGAGTGGCAAGCAAATGGGTCTATGGTGCATTTTCAATCGCACTGATGGGAGTAGCACTTCTGCTTTTTATCAAAGGTATTACCAGCTTTTTACATTTTGGCGTGGATTTCAGCAATATCGATATCAATGAAGTGTTCAAGTCAACCATTCTGCTGACCCTCTCTCTTGCCATTGCCGACCTTGTCAAGGCGATCTTTGAAGAGGAGGTCCTGGGGAAAGAGAGGAAGAACGGCAATGCGGATGAGACCCATCAGACGATGGTGAAGTTCCTGGGGTCCATCATTATTGCCCTCTCCATTGAAGCACTGATGCTGGTATTCAAGTCGGCACTGACAGATCCCAGCAAGATCGAGTATGCAGTCTATCTGATTGTTGGGGTCTCATTTTTACTGGTAAGTTTGTCTCTGTATATCAAGTTCAGTCGTCCTGAGCCAAGAACACGAAAGTAA
- a CDS encoding YggT family protein: MSAFIYSIVQLIHTVITIYIWIVIISALLSFVRPDPSNPIVQTLYRLTDPVYQWLRQKMPFLIISGIDLSPLVIILGLQFIDTFMMRALLG; encoded by the coding sequence ATGAGCGCATTTATCTATTCTATTGTACAGTTGATCCACACAGTCATTACCATCTACATCTGGATCGTCATTATCTCGGCTCTTTTGAGCTTTGTACGTCCGGACCCGAGCAATCCGATCGTACAGACACTTTACAGACTTACCGATCCGGTCTATCAATGGCTGAGACAGAAGATGCCGTTTCTGATCATCTCCGGTATCGATCTCTCTCCTCTGGTCATTATCCTGGGGCTGCAATTCATCGATACCTTCATGATGCGGGCTCTGTTGGGATAA
- a CDS encoding type IV pilus twitching motility protein PilT: MSIEEVEERLNRWLYMLISIEGADLHIKSNSPLYARLKSDIVQLSKEVSDDKLLKELVVFLTHDSYEAFDRKKEYDGAYKLDEQYRFRFNIFQHINGVSIAFRLIPDKIRTLEELNLPLALKKLVDLRRGLILVTGTTGSGKTTTLATLIEMINQKHPRHIITIEDPVEYVFKDKKSIVEQRELGINTYSFDTALRAALREDPDIIMVGEIRDTATAESIVQAVNTGHLVFSTVHTLNAQETIDRVIGLFPAREQNRVRQVIASTLEATISQRLVEGADGNMIPAVEMMFKTPLVQELIRSKRDNELPDAIAKEGIMYDSVLFDRALFDLTLNEKITEDQAYEYASSPADLKLMFTLSNEYAAKKHAKKEEDIGFKSE; the protein is encoded by the coding sequence GTGTCAATTGAAGAAGTAGAAGAGAGGCTTAACAGATGGCTTTATATGCTTATCTCCATTGAAGGGGCGGATCTGCATATCAAAAGCAACAGCCCTTTGTATGCAAGGCTGAAAAGTGACATTGTTCAGCTCTCCAAGGAAGTATCAGATGATAAGCTCCTAAAAGAACTGGTTGTATTTTTGACACATGACAGCTATGAAGCATTTGATAGGAAAAAAGAGTATGATGGTGCCTATAAGCTCGATGAACAATACCGTTTTCGTTTCAATATATTCCAGCATATAAATGGTGTATCCATTGCCTTCCGTCTTATTCCTGACAAGATCAGAACACTTGAAGAGCTCAATCTCCCCCTGGCATTAAAGAAACTGGTTGACCTTCGCCGTGGTCTGATTTTGGTGACAGGAACTACCGGAAGCGGCAAAACAACAACACTTGCGACATTGATAGAAATGATCAATCAGAAACATCCTCGCCACATCATTACGATCGAAGACCCTGTCGAATATGTTTTTAAAGACAAAAAGTCTATTGTAGAGCAGCGTGAACTTGGCATAAATACTTACAGTTTTGATACGGCACTCCGTGCTGCACTGCGTGAGGATCCGGATATTATTATGGTTGGAGAGATCCGTGATACGGCAACAGCGGAGAGTATTGTTCAGGCGGTCAATACAGGACACCTTGTATTCTCGACCGTTCATACACTCAATGCCCAGGAAACGATTGACAGGGTGATCGGGCTCTTTCCTGCAAGAGAACAGAACCGTGTACGACAGGTTATTGCTTCAACACTCGAGGCAACCATCTCTCAGCGTCTTGTCGAAGGTGCGGACGGAAATATGATACCGGCTGTAGAGATGATGTTCAAAACACCGCTTGTTCAAGAACTCATTCGAAGCAAAAGAGACAATGAACTTCCTGATGCCATTGCAAAAGAAGGAATTATGTACGACTCAGTTCTCTTTGACAGAGCACTCTTTGATCTGACACTTAATGAGAAGATCACAGAAGATCAGGCCTATGAGTATGCCAGCAGTCCGGCTGACTTAAAACTCATGTTCACGCTCAGTAATGAATATGCTGCAAAAAAACATGCAAAAAAAGAAGAGGATATTGGGTTCAAATCAGAATAG
- a CDS encoding DUF2238 domain-containing protein: MKYLWLAVFMSVLIWSGIAPKDQLTWFLEVFPALTGFALIIYTYKSFPLTPLLYTLILIHMIILMVGGHYTYAEVPLFDWIREVLHQSRNNYDKVGHFAQGFVPAILAREILIRKKVVKQSRLWLNYIVLSIILSVSAFYEMLEWWVALVSEQAADAFLGTQGYVWDTQSDMAWCLLGGITALLLLSRHHDRELEKL; this comes from the coding sequence ATGAAATATCTCTGGCTTGCCGTTTTTATGAGCGTACTGATCTGGTCAGGCATCGCTCCCAAAGACCAGTTGACATGGTTTCTGGAGGTATTCCCTGCTTTGACAGGTTTTGCTCTGATCATCTACACCTATAAAAGTTTTCCGCTTACACCCCTGCTCTATACGCTCATATTGATTCATATGATCATTCTGATGGTGGGCGGTCACTATACCTATGCGGAGGTACCGCTTTTTGACTGGATCAGGGAAGTCCTGCATCAAAGCCGTAACAACTATGATAAAGTGGGGCATTTTGCACAAGGGTTTGTCCCGGCTATTCTTGCACGGGAGATACTCATTCGCAAAAAAGTGGTCAAGCAGAGTAGATTGTGGTTAAACTATATTGTATTAAGTATCATTTTAAGCGTTTCTGCCTTCTATGAAATGCTGGAATGGTGGGTTGCCCTCGTTTCAGAGCAGGCTGCTGACGCATTTTTGGGTACGCAGGGATATGTCTGGGACACCCAGTCTGATATGGCATGGTGTCTTTTGGGCGGCATCACCGCCCTGCTTCTGCTCAGCCGTCATCATGACAGAGAGCTGGAAAAACTCTAA
- a CDS encoding lytic transglycosylase domain-containing protein → MKLHRFLPILLLVVLSTAPLSAKKTFNYSQVHRMPQSIEKDYYIWRFLKQPDTTASQARAIIQEVSHLNKKLKEAYRKKTGSYPKVKPKGALYRVDDPEKWKNRAQGNYAFRKAISLVQRKQLKRAAEFFNSAYRIYTERWEKDKALFWLYLVTKDKNYLDTLKQSYHINMYTLLAADLTKSKYPRTIITPNITKNSIWGIDAEDPIDWAKMKQKLFTPGTDLEDLAQECASKETIGMHTYIKARACNFTKSYFPMPYRDIMERYSIERQALIYAIARQESRFVPASVSRSFALGMMQFMPFLIDHVSKEKGERIDYDDIFDPYKAIEYADYHLDYLTTYLYHPLFIAYAYNGGIGFTRRLLRKRGNFRPGPFEPYLSMEKMTNVEAREYGKRVLTNYVVYMNKLGKPTRLLPFIKTLTDPYQTDRFRK, encoded by the coding sequence ATGAAACTGCACCGTTTTTTGCCGATCCTTCTCCTGGTCGTATTGAGTACAGCACCTTTATCGGCAAAAAAGACCTTCAACTACTCACAGGTACACCGTATGCCTCAGAGTATAGAGAAGGACTACTATATCTGGCGCTTCCTCAAACAGCCCGATACCACTGCATCACAGGCACGGGCTATTATTCAGGAGGTAAGCCACCTGAATAAAAAACTGAAAGAGGCATATCGTAAAAAAACCGGTTCCTACCCAAAGGTCAAACCAAAAGGAGCGCTCTATCGTGTTGATGATCCCGAAAAATGGAAGAACCGAGCACAGGGAAATTATGCCTTTAGAAAAGCGATCTCACTTGTCCAGCGTAAACAGCTCAAACGTGCAGCAGAGTTCTTCAACTCAGCCTACCGGATATATACGGAACGCTGGGAAAAAGACAAAGCACTCTTCTGGCTCTACCTGGTGACCAAAGACAAAAATTATCTCGATACGCTCAAACAGAGCTACCATATCAATATGTATACACTTCTTGCCGCTGACCTGACAAAAAGCAAATACCCCAGAACGATCATTACCCCTAATATCACAAAAAACAGTATATGGGGGATTGATGCGGAAGACCCTATTGACTGGGCAAAGATGAAACAGAAGCTTTTCACACCGGGAACCGATCTTGAGGACCTTGCCCAGGAGTGTGCATCCAAAGAGACCATTGGTATGCATACCTATATCAAAGCACGTGCCTGCAACTTTACAAAATCCTATTTTCCTATGCCCTACCGGGATATCATGGAGCGCTACTCTATAGAGCGACAGGCACTCATCTATGCCATCGCCAGACAGGAGAGCCGTTTTGTACCGGCATCGGTCTCCCGCTCTTTTGCATTGGGGATGATGCAGTTCATGCCTTTTCTGATCGACCATGTTTCAAAAGAAAAAGGTGAGCGTATCGACTATGATGATATCTTCGATCCCTATAAAGCGATCGAATATGCAGACTATCATCTCGATTATCTGACAACATACCTTTACCATCCACTCTTTATAGCCTATGCCTATAATGGCGGTATCGGTTTTACCAGACGGCTGCTACGAAAAAGGGGGAACTTCAGACCTGGACCGTTTGAACCCTATCTGAGTATGGAGAAGATGACCAATGTTGAGGCAAGGGAGTATGGGAAACGTGTACTTACCAATTATGTGGTCTATATGAACAAGCTGGGAAAACCGACACGTCTGCTGCCGTTCATCAAGACATTGACAGACCCCTATCAGACAGACCGGTTTAGAAAATAA
- the mobB gene encoding molybdopterin-guanine dinucleotide biosynthesis protein B: protein MKTRVAVAFTGPSGSGKTTLVEKVAKALIVTKKVAIIKNDPKDKAAFDVEGKDSHRFFQTGAEVVVTSPTRTTYFSHREKRLDEIVSMVNDFDILLVEGLKTLPLPRIAIFRNKIDESYFECSEAIAIDDSIDLSEYTLPGHIDILDLNDLDAILDWISRHAKVI from the coding sequence GTGAAGACAAGAGTAGCCGTTGCATTTACCGGTCCGTCAGGAAGCGGAAAGACAACACTGGTTGAGAAAGTTGCAAAAGCCCTGATCGTTACAAAAAAAGTTGCGATCATCAAAAATGACCCGAAAGACAAAGCTGCCTTCGATGTTGAAGGCAAGGACAGTCATAGATTTTTCCAGACCGGTGCAGAAGTTGTTGTAACATCACCTACAAGGACCACTTATTTCTCACACAGGGAAAAACGCCTTGATGAGATAGTCTCAATGGTAAATGATTTTGATATTTTGCTCGTCGAAGGACTGAAAACACTGCCGCTTCCCCGTATCGCCATTTTCAGGAACAAGATTGATGAAAGCTATTTTGAATGTTCCGAAGCAATCGCAATTGATGACAGTATTGATCTTTCAGAGTATACACTCCCCGGGCATATTGACATACTCGATCTGAATGACCTGGATGCCATACTGGATTGGATCAGCCGCCATGCAAAAGTCATATAA
- a CDS encoding phosphatidylserine decarboxylase — MAKKHFTSVLSNSFGKFASKAFPAPVQCFINTAYVKLMGLDMSEFKEPCCYETLNKLFTRALEKPRPLPKDENLFISGADALITDAGTVKEGKAYQIKGMRYSIEELFGPYHQEAAAKMEGGEFINFYLSPRDYHRYHMPMRLKVNTLTHIPGKHYPVNFPLLRNKRDLFIENERVVIECEDEKGRVQVLVLVAALNVGQMVVTFEENVRTNSEIREPVHYRYEDLWVERGEFYGWFEMGSTILTFSQKGSIVPEVAINQKVSFGDILGKIC; from the coding sequence ATGGCTAAAAAGCATTTTACATCCGTACTTTCAAACTCTTTTGGAAAATTCGCTTCAAAAGCATTTCCCGCACCGGTACAGTGTTTCATCAATACTGCTTATGTGAAACTTATGGGGCTGGATATGAGTGAGTTCAAAGAACCCTGCTGTTATGAAACACTCAATAAGCTTTTTACAAGAGCGCTGGAAAAACCACGGCCCCTTCCCAAAGATGAAAATCTGTTTATCTCAGGAGCCGATGCCCTTATTACGGATGCCGGAACGGTCAAAGAGGGTAAAGCCTACCAGATCAAAGGTATGCGTTACAGTATCGAAGAGCTTTTCGGTCCTTATCATCAGGAGGCCGCGGCCAAAATGGAAGGAGGGGAGTTCATCAACTTCTATCTCTCTCCCAGAGATTACCACAGATACCATATGCCGATGCGGCTTAAAGTAAATACCCTGACACATATCCCTGGAAAGCACTATCCGGTGAACTTTCCGCTGCTTCGCAACAAGAGAGATCTCTTTATTGAAAATGAAAGGGTGGTCATTGAGTGTGAGGATGAAAAAGGCAGGGTGCAGGTACTTGTACTCGTAGCCGCACTGAATGTAGGCCAAATGGTTGTTACATTTGAAGAAAATGTAAGAACAAACTCGGAGATCAGAGAACCTGTTCACTACAGATACGAAGATCTCTGGGTGGAAAGAGGAGAGTTCTACGGATGGTTTGAGATGGGTTCCACTATCCTGACTTTCTCCCAAAAAGGAAGTATTGTTCCTGAAGTTGCGATCAATCAGAAGGTATCTTTTGGTGATATCCTGGGGAAGATCTGTTAA
- a CDS encoding HAD family hydrolase — protein sequence MFKKLIIFDMDGTLVNSSVTIANAINYVRKQLGFEPLDTEYILERVNDHTINPAQVFYHTQKFERDHEKWFTEYYTKNHDKELVLYEGINELLVSLREQGHKLAVATNAYRSSTIESLTHLGIYVLFDAIACYDDVHKGKPYPDMLFKLLEELETEKEEALFIGDGPRDEMAAKRAGIDYLMVDWGFTNHEKKVIGSVEELKTILLKDHKDQISSL from the coding sequence ATGTTTAAAAAACTGATTATTTTCGATATGGACGGGACCTTGGTGAACTCATCCGTCACTATTGCCAATGCCATCAATTATGTCAGAAAACAGCTTGGCTTTGAACCTCTGGATACAGAGTATATTCTTGAGAGGGTAAATGACCATACCATTAATCCTGCACAGGTTTTTTATCATACACAGAAGTTTGAACGCGATCATGAGAAGTGGTTTACAGAGTATTATACAAAGAACCATGATAAAGAACTGGTCCTTTACGAAGGTATCAATGAACTTCTTGTCTCTCTAAGAGAGCAGGGGCACAAGCTTGCCGTTGCCACCAATGCCTACAGAAGTTCTACTATTGAGTCCCTTACCCATCTCGGTATTTATGTACTCTTTGATGCTATAGCCTGCTATGACGATGTCCATAAAGGAAAACCTTATCCGGATATGCTTTTCAAACTGCTTGAAGAACTTGAAACAGAGAAAGAAGAGGCACTTTTTATAGGTGACGGTCCGCGTGATGAAATGGCGGCGAAAAGAGCAGGGATTGACTATCTCATGGTTGACTGGGGATTTACCAACCATGAAAAAAAGGTTATTGGCAGTGTAGAAGAGTTAAAGACAATTCTTTTGAAGGATCACAAAGATCAGATATCGTCCCTGTAG
- a CDS encoding class I SAM-dependent DNA methyltransferase, which yields MQKEDLFAHKSKSWDMNSKRVGNARSIAELIVKNISLDKTMELMDFGAGTGLLSYFIAPYVKKITAVDNSPSMLLEFENKCNEFACETEVIEKDLSTHTLDRKFDGIISSMTVHHIKDLVDLFSKFYDMLNENGFIAIADLDTEDGSFHSDNTGVHHHGFDREVLKEIAEEAGFREVSFDTASVINKPHREFTVFLMTAVK from the coding sequence ATGCAAAAAGAAGATCTCTTTGCTCACAAATCAAAATCATGGGACATGAACTCCAAACGTGTCGGGAATGCCCGAAGTATTGCGGAATTAATAGTAAAGAATATTAGTCTTGATAAAACAATGGAACTTATGGACTTTGGTGCAGGTACAGGCCTTTTGAGTTATTTCATAGCACCATATGTAAAAAAGATCACAGCTGTAGACAACTCCCCTTCAATGCTTCTGGAGTTTGAAAACAAGTGCAATGAGTTTGCCTGTGAAACAGAAGTCATTGAAAAAGATCTGAGTACCCATACCTTAGACCGGAAATTTGACGGGATCATCTCCTCCATGACGGTACATCATATCAAGGACCTTGTCGATCTTTTCTCGAAGTTCTATGATATGCTCAATGAGAATGGCTTTATTGCCATTGCAGACCTGGACACAGAAGATGGAAGCTTTCATAGTGACAATACCGGTGTACACCATCACGGTTTTGACAGAGAAGTTCTTAAAGAGATAGCAGAAGAGGCAGGATTCAGAGAGGTGAGCTTTGATACGGCATCGGTCATCAACAAACCTCACAGAGAGTTCACCGTTTTCCTGATGACAGCTGTAAAGTAA
- the gltX gene encoding glutamate--tRNA ligase encodes MLRFAPSPTGDMHIGNLRVAILNYLVAKQRNEPFMVRIEDTDKERNIEGKDTEIMQILEKFSIVHDSVHHQSEHLHMHQTLAVRLLEEGKAFVCTCTPEQLEADREEAKAKRIAYRYSGRCFTVDKAEYAKLKESGEPFVIRIRRPEHDIINHDLIKGDIITAPNEVDSFVILRADGTPTYNFACACDDMLSGVDFIIRGEDHLSNTPKQIHIKEMLGYTEETTYAHLPIILNEHGKKMSKRDKASSVKWLFEQGFIPDAIMNYLLLLGNAKAPKEIFTLPEAIEWFKLENISRSAAKFDIDKLRFLNREHLKMMDDKKLSALFGFADADIGKLAKVYLEEASTINELEARIRPIFSPKNFDNEWGEQMRVMEKLIAQAPMIDTFDEFKSYIMKESGLKGKNFFKPLRLLLTGAEHGPELSDIYPYIKSYLLEVAS; translated from the coding sequence ATGTTAAGATTTGCCCCCTCGCCTACGGGTGATATGCACATAGGAAACCTGCGTGTGGCTATACTCAACTACCTTGTTGCAAAACAGCGTAACGAACCTTTTATGGTACGTATAGAAGATACAGACAAAGAGCGCAATATTGAAGGGAAGGATACAGAGATCATGCAGATCCTTGAAAAATTCTCAATTGTGCATGACAGCGTACATCATCAAAGTGAACATTTGCATATGCATCAGACACTTGCAGTACGTCTTCTCGAAGAAGGAAAAGCATTTGTCTGTACCTGTACGCCTGAACAGCTTGAGGCAGACAGGGAAGAGGCAAAAGCAAAGAGGATTGCCTACCGTTACAGCGGTCGCTGTTTCACAGTAGATAAAGCAGAATATGCCAAACTCAAAGAGAGTGGTGAACCTTTCGTCATACGCATCAGGCGTCCGGAGCATGACATTATCAACCATGACCTGATAAAAGGAGATATTATCACGGCCCCCAATGAAGTGGACAGTTTTGTCATCCTTCGTGCTGACGGAACACCTACCTATAACTTTGCATGTGCATGTGATGACATGCTCAGCGGCGTAGACTTCATTATCCGCGGTGAGGACCACCTCTCCAATACACCAAAGCAGATCCACATCAAAGAGATGCTTGGCTATACAGAAGAGACAACCTATGCACATCTGCCTATCATTCTCAATGAACACGGCAAGAAGATGAGCAAACGGGACAAAGCATCATCGGTCAAATGGCTTTTTGAACAGGGCTTTATCCCTGATGCTATCATGAATTACCTGCTGCTGCTTGGTAATGCCAAAGCACCTAAAGAGATCTTTACACTGCCTGAAGCCATTGAATGGTTCAAGCTGGAGAATATCTCCAGATCTGCTGCCAAGTTCGATATTGACAAACTCCGGTTCCTCAACCGTGAACACCTCAAGATGATGGACGACAAAAAGCTTTCTGCCCTCTTTGGGTTTGCCGATGCTGATATAGGCAAACTGGCAAAAGTCTATCTGGAAGAGGCAAGCACCATTAATGAACTTGAAGCCAGGATTCGTCCTATTTTTTCCCCGAAGAACTTTGATAATGAGTGGGGTGAGCAGATGAGAGTCATGGAAAAACTTATTGCCCAAGCCCCGATGATCGATACCTTCGATGAGTTCAAGTCATATATTATGAAAGAGAGCGGTCTAAAAGGCAAAAACTTTTTTAAGCCCCTCAGACTTCTGCTTACCGGTGCGGAACACGGACCTGAACTGAGCGATATCTACCCTTATATCAAATCTTATCTACTGGAGGTTGCCTCATGA
- a CDS encoding exonuclease domain-containing protein has product MAVYVLFDTETTGNQENDRIIQIGAMIVHDKKNIEIFDELCSTSVPISIEAMEVHNITPEIIEGKAPFSETKFAKKVEEYNKKENYLIAHNIGFDLGMLEKEGFVNHYTLIDTVRVARHLLPEYTYHRLQYLRYALELYKTEAEEAEKIGITIKAHDAIGDVLVMKLLLSRLVQLTQEKFPGINPMQKMAQLTQTPVLIKTFKFGKYKDRNIEEVSREDMGYLQWMYRSLDLDEDMEYTLKQYLG; this is encoded by the coding sequence ATGGCAGTTTACGTACTTTTCGATACAGAGACCACAGGAAACCAGGAGAATGACCGTATTATACAGATAGGGGCTATGATAGTGCATGACAAAAAGAATATCGAGATCTTCGATGAACTCTGTTCGACCTCGGTTCCCATCAGTATCGAGGCCATGGAGGTACACAATATCACCCCTGAGATTATCGAAGGAAAAGCTCCTTTTTCAGAGACAAAGTTTGCCAAAAAGGTTGAAGAGTACAACAAAAAAGAGAACTATCTCATTGCACACAACATAGGATTCGACCTGGGAATGCTGGAAAAAGAGGGCTTTGTCAACCACTATACCCTTATCGATACCGTACGCGTGGCTAGACACCTCCTTCCGGAATATACCTATCACAGACTGCAGTATCTGCGTTATGCTCTGGAACTCTACAAGACAGAAGCAGAGGAGGCTGAAAAGATCGGTATTACCATCAAAGCGCATGATGCCATTGGCGATGTCCTTGTTATGAAACTTCTGCTCTCCAGACTGGTACAGCTGACACAGGAGAAGTTTCCGGGTATCAATCCGATGCAGAAGATGGCCCAGCTGACACAGACACCGGTACTGATCAAGACCTTCAAGTTCGGGAAATACAAAGACCGTAATATTGAAGAGGTTTCCCGTGAAGATATGGGGTATCTGCAGTGGATGTACAGGAGTCTTGACCTTGATGAGGATATGGAATATACACTGAAGCAGTACTTGGGCTGA